The Phycisphaeraceae bacterium genome segment GTCTCGACGCCTTCGAGGGCCCCCTCGACCTGCTGTTGTTCCTGATCCGGCGGGCCGAGGTGGAGGTCACGGACATCCCGATCGCGGTGATCGCCGACCAGTTCATCGAGTCGCTGCGGGACATCGACACCATCGACATCGACACGGCGGGGGAGTTCCTCGTCATGGCCGCGACGCTGACGGAGATCAAGGCGCGCATGCTCGCGCCGCCGGTGGCGGCGAAGGCGGACCCCGACAACCCCGATCAGCCCCAGGCGGCGCAGGCCGCGATCGACCCTCGCGCAGAGTTGGTGCGGCAACTGCTGGAGTACAAGCGGTACCGCGATGCGGCCCACGCGCTCCTGCAGCGGAGAGACCGCTGGGAGGCGATGTACCCCGCCGCGAAGGCGCACCCGGACGCGGCGGCGATCAGGGCGATCGTGGAGCAGCAGGCCGACGAGGCCGCGACCGATATCGAGGATGTCACGCTGGCCGACCTGGTCGATGCGTTCTCGAAGATCCTGGTCTCGGTGGACTTCACCCGCGTCGGCGAGCACCACGTGCTTGTCGATGAGACGCCGATCGAGTTGCACGCAGAGGACATCCTGGAGCACCTGCGGCGCGAGCCGGAGGGCGGACTCGTGGGTGTCGCCGCCGGGCGGGGGGAGGTCCCGTTCGCCAGCATCTTCGCAGGACGCACGCGAACGGAACTGATCGGGCTCTTCCTGGCGATGCTCGAGCTGGTGCGGCAGCGGCGGATCCAGGTTCGGCAGGATCGCGTGCACGCGCAGATCACCCTGTCGCTGCGTGAGCCGGACCTGGCCGAGGCGGGGGCCGAGCCGGCGACGCACGCCGGGTAAGCCTCAGGTCAGGGCGCGAACGAAGATGGCGATTCGGTTCATCCCCTCGGCGATCTGCTCCTCGGA includes the following:
- a CDS encoding segregation/condensation protein A translates to MTTEYQVRLDAFEGPLDLLLFLIRRAEVEVTDIPIAVIADQFIESLRDIDTIDIDTAGEFLVMAATLTEIKARMLAPPVAAKADPDNPDQPQAAQAAIDPRAELVRQLLEYKRYRDAAHALLQRRDRWEAMYPAAKAHPDAAAIRAIVEQQADEAATDIEDVTLADLVDAFSKILVSVDFTRVGEHHVLVDETPIELHAEDILEHLRREPEGGLVGVAAGRGEVPFASIFAGRTRTELIGLFLAMLELVRQRRIQVRQDRVHAQITLSLREPDLAEAGAEPATHAG